The DNA segment AGGCGCATATTTTCCTTAAATATTAAAACCCGGGAGGGGTCAGTGACAAAAAGGCTCGCCTTGCCCGCACCGGTCGTGGCCTTGGCATCGCTTATCATATACACATAGGAGCAGGTGCGCCGGGCGGATTGGATCATATCCGTGGCTTCAGCCAGGGTGTCTGCCTCGCGCATCAGTTTGCGAAAAAGAAACACAAACGGGATTCCGTCCAGCCGCTCGTTTTCAGGATCACCATAGCCCATCTCGCCAAAGGCCATATGCTTTTCATTGATTCCGGAGACACAGCCGATAAAACCGGCAAAAGAAAACGTGGCCGAGGCATTGCCCTGATCCGGCTGATGCACCAGGATAACCGGATGCTTGTGGGCACCGAGCTGCCGGATCCAGTCCAGCACGCGCATCTGGTAAAGTTCGCCGTCTGCGGTGGCCTTACCGAATGCGGCGATATTGCTGCAGAAGGTGGATTCAAACTTTTTGGACAAACGCTCCTTGGGGCCGAATTCAGATACCTCCGGAATGCAGTGCAGCCAGTGAATCACGCGCAGGGGCAGGTTTGCGCCATGGGCCAGGCCCCGCATCTCTTCCTTTTCTTCGAGCGGAATATAGGGGGATATCAAATCATAGACTTCGTCCATAATGTCTTCCTGCGCATAGTACTTCGCCAGGCCGACGATGTGTTTGACATTGGCGCGCACCCCCGCATAGTTCAAGCGGCCGTGCTGAAAGCCCATTTCATAGGGGGTGCCGGACAGGTAAAGCACTTTGATGTGATTAAGCGCCGGATCATCGCTCTCAACCATCCGGGCCTTGGAAAGAATCCGGTCGGCATCTGCCGGCGAGTCAATCACCATGGAGCGCTGGTCAAGGGGCAGGGTGTTGTCAGGCACGTGCATGCAGGCGGCTGTGAGACTTAAAGCAAGTAAAAGTACCGGCAAAAAAGACAGGGTTCGTTTCATCGGCGGAGCCCTCATATTTATGTTTGCGCCATACTGAGCTTGCGCTTTTTCTGCCATCAACAATATTTTATGGAACTGTTAAAATTTAGCACGGCGCGCGTCGCGTTTGCAAAATAAATAAAGACGGCTTCGCAAAAAGTCCAATATCTTTGTTGCGCTGCATCCCTCGGAATTTCACGTACGAGTCAGTACGCTGCATTCCTCGGGATTTGCGCGCCGCGATCTTGAACTTTTTTCTTTGCCGTCCCAGAATCGACTTTTTACGAGTCCATCAAATAAAGGCTCAAACTGCGGCATATGTTTTAAACACATGTCCTATCAATTCTGCCAGTCTTCGGGTATGCCGGCTGATGTCATCGGCATTGCGCCCGGGATAGCGGGCATAGGTGATCATGATGCCGTTTAAGGCGGAAAATAGGGCATGGGCGATCATCCGGGAATCGGACCTGTGGTCTGCGGCCTTCACAGCGGCTTCAATGCGGTCCATCAGGGCCCGCATCTTTTGGTTTAATTTTTCGGTGCCCGTTTCGGACAGATTACCCCCTAGCATGAAGTGTCCCATCATCTGGTAGAAGGCCATGTTCTCCTGCAAAAAATCAATATACAGGCGGCACAAGTCATTTAAAGGGTGCCCGGCGCCGGCCGCCGGCCGATCAATCCGGGCCAGCAGGTCGTCTGCGCTTTTTAAAAACACATCCAGAAACAGCTCGGTCAAATTTTCATAGTAATTGTAGATCGTACCGATGCTGATTTCGGCGGCCCGGGCGATTTCGCGCACCGTGACGCTTCTGAAGTCCTTTTCGGCAAAAAGTTCCCGGGCCGCATCCAGAATCAGGCGCCGTCTGGCATCCCGTTCCTGCTGCTTTAATGCGGCAAGTTTGTTCTCCGTCAATACCAGATCCCTTCAAATCAGTGTCAGGATGAGCGATAACTCTCAAACACGGCCTGCATGTCCTCATCCGTGTAGCAGCGTTCGGATTCATCCGGCTTTCCGGCGTCCTGCTCCATCAGTCGGCGGTCATAAACATCATTTAAGATTTCATTATAGTATTCATGCTGGATCAACAGGTTCATGATCTCGCTCGTTCCGGTCCAGATCATGGCCAGGCGGATGTCTCTCAAGGCCCGTTCAATGGGATAGACATCCGTGTAGCCGATACCGCCCATAATCTGCATGGCGGCATTGACGATATCCCAGGCGTTTTCCGTGGCGCACCGCTTGGCCTCGCTCACAAGCCGGCGGGCGTTGGGCGCGTTTTCATCCACCGCCCGCGCAGCCATATAGGTCAAGGCCCGCGCCGCATCGAGCTGGGTGATGGAATCCGCCACTTTGAAGCTGACCCCCTGGTATTTTCGGATCTCTTTGCCAAACGCCCGGCGTTTGTTGGAATACCGGACCGCCAGATCAAGCGCCCCCCAGGCGCCTAAGGAAGCGCCAGCCGAGGTCAGGCGCTCCGGAATCATCATTTGATTAAAGCACAGGGCGCCGCCGTGGAGCTCACCCACCAGATTTTCTTTGGGCACCTTGACATCCCGGAAAACCAGCCGGCCGGTGCCGCCGCCCCGGCAGCCGAGCAGACCGTACATGTATTCGGTTTCAACGCCCGGCCCCCGTTCAACCAGAAGCAGGCTCAATCGGTGATACTTATGGGCATTGGGATCAAAATTGGTGCGGCAGTATACCAGGAAGAAGTCCGCCCCCTCGGCCCCCACCACAAAGCGCTTCATGCCGTTTAAGATGAAGTGGTCGCCTTTCAGCTCCGCCTTGGTCATGGCACCGAAAAAGTCCGATCCGCCGCGGGGTTCGGTCAGGGCTTCGGCGGATACGAGTTTTCCTTCCAGGTAGGGTTTTAAGAATTTTTCCTTTTGTTCTTCGGTGCCGAACATGTTCAACGCTTCGCCCACAATGGACGGCATGACAAACGCACAGCCCAGAGCCATGCCCAGGCAGCCGATTTCTTCCGCGGCCGCCATTTCAGCCACCCAGCTCATGCCCCGGCCGCCGTATTTTTCCGGAAACCGAATGCCGAAAAGTTTTCGGGCCGCCAGTTTTTCGACGAATTCGCGGGGGTAGGTGATTTCATCCTTATCCATTTTCCGGAGGAAATCGCTGGTGATTTCCTCCCGGACGAACTCCCGGGTTTCCTTTTTTACCGCCTGCTGCTCAGGCGTTAACATGAAATCATACATAGGGCCCTCCGATTGCTTGAATTAAATTGTTTATGAGTATTGATCATTTTATTGAACATTGATCAAGCATGCAAGTAAAAAAATGCACGGTAAATTTATTCTATCTATTTTTCAGGCGGGCACG comes from the Desulfobacterales bacterium genome and includes:
- a CDS encoding C45 family peptidase; the encoded protein is MKRTLSFLPVLLLALSLTAACMHVPDNTLPLDQRSMVIDSPADADRILSKARMVESDDPALNHIKVLYLSGTPYEMGFQHGRLNYAGVRANVKHIVGLAKYYAQEDIMDEVYDLISPYIPLEEKEEMRGLAHGANLPLRVIHWLHCIPEVSEFGPKERLSKKFESTFCSNIAAFGKATADGELYQMRVLDWIRQLGAHKHPVILVHQPDQGNASATFSFAGFIGCVSGINEKHMAFGEMGYGDPENERLDGIPFVFLFRKLMREADTLAEATDMIQSARRTCSYVYMISDAKATTGAGKASLFVTDPSRVLIFKENMRLVDERNPEDIYPAIDDVVYGGAKPEVLYDQLTAHYGRIDVDRLKDIAKPAALKGNMQNVIFKPQTLETWVSYAAASQKGKEGRACNQKWFYFNFGSALD
- a CDS encoding TetR/AcrR family transcriptional regulator; this encodes MTENKLAALKQQERDARRRLILDAARELFAEKDFRSVTVREIARAAEISIGTIYNYYENLTELFLDVFLKSADDLLARIDRPAAGAGHPLNDLCRLYIDFLQENMAFYQMMGHFMLGGNLSETGTEKLNQKMRALMDRIEAAVKAADHRSDSRMIAHALFSALNGIMITYARYPGRNADDISRHTRRLAELIGHVFKTYAAV
- a CDS encoding acyl-CoA dehydrogenase family protein yields the protein MYDFMLTPEQQAVKKETREFVREEITSDFLRKMDKDEITYPREFVEKLAARKLFGIRFPEKYGGRGMSWVAEMAAAEEIGCLGMALGCAFVMPSIVGEALNMFGTEEQKEKFLKPYLEGKLVSAEALTEPRGGSDFFGAMTKAELKGDHFILNGMKRFVVGAEGADFFLVYCRTNFDPNAHKYHRLSLLLVERGPGVETEYMYGLLGCRGGGTGRLVFRDVKVPKENLVGELHGGALCFNQMMIPERLTSAGASLGAWGALDLAVRYSNKRRAFGKEIRKYQGVSFKVADSITQLDAARALTYMAARAVDENAPNARRLVSEAKRCATENAWDIVNAAMQIMGGIGYTDVYPIERALRDIRLAMIWTGTSEIMNLLIQHEYYNEILNDVYDRRLMEQDAGKPDESERCYTDEDMQAVFESYRSS